A part of Lactobacillus sp. ESL0700 genomic DNA contains:
- a CDS encoding L-ribulose-5-phosphate 4-epimerase: MLEKLKEEVYEANMSLPRLDLVTFTWGNVSGIDRDAGLYVIKPSGVPYEELKPEDLVVVNLKGEVVEGDKNPSSDTPTHTYLYNHFPNIGGIVHTHSPWAVSFAAAKMDIPALNTTHADTFYTDVPAADALTKEEIEEDYEGNTGKTIVRTFKERHLDYEATPAALVSQHGPFAWGETPEKAVYNAKVLEVVAEEDFHTLELTHQSSELPQYLLDKHYYRKHGPNAYYGQK; encoded by the coding sequence ATGCTTGAAAAGTTAAAAGAAGAAGTATATGAGGCCAACATGTCGCTGCCTAGATTGGATTTGGTAACTTTTACTTGGGGAAATGTATCTGGCATTGATCGTGATGCGGGATTATATGTTATCAAGCCGTCAGGTGTACCATATGAGGAACTTAAGCCGGAAGATTTAGTAGTTGTTAATTTAAAGGGTGAGGTAGTTGAAGGCGATAAAAATCCTTCTTCAGATACGCCAACTCATACGTATTTATATAATCATTTTCCTAATATTGGTGGCATTGTTCATACACATTCACCTTGGGCGGTATCTTTTGCGGCAGCTAAAATGGATATTCCGGCGTTAAACACTACCCATGCCGATACATTTTATACCGATGTTCCGGCAGCTGATGCGTTAACTAAGGAAGAGATTGAAGAAGATTATGAGGGCAATACTGGTAAGACAATTGTTAGAACTTTTAAGGAGCGACATTTAGATTATGAAGCAACTCCAGCAGCTTTAGTGAGTCAACACGGACCGTTTGCATGGGGAGAAACTCCTGAAAAGGCAGTTTATAATGCTAAAGTTTTAGAAGTTGTTGCAGAAGAAGATTTTCATACCTTAGAATTGACCCATCAAAGTTCTGAATTGCCGCAATACTTACTTGATAAGCATTATTATCGTAAGCATGGTCCCAACGCTTACTATGGACAAAAATAG
- the ulaG gene encoding L-ascorbate 6-phosphate lactonase — protein sequence MSKPTNINEVTPAVFAENNFPEWGTYLNEQIADKQVPEKSFSIWWLGCMGMWLKTHEGTNIAIDMWNGTGKHTHGDGKMRKGHQMMRMTGGEALQPNMRNKPYVIDPFAIRDLDALCVTHTHHDHLDIYTAACVNKFCPDAKFIGPQGVADEWKSWGVPEEKIIVVKPGDEVKVGSVTIKALEAFDRTELVTEDDPNVKLAGTKPKEMAKLAVNYLLETSGGNLYHSGDSHYSNTYVKHGNENKIDVTLCAYGENPRGITDKLDDSQVLRMGEALNTKVIIPMHYDIWSNIYSDPKDILALWSRKKYRLQYKFKPYIWQVGGEFNYPQDKDNFEYMYDRGFHDAFKNDPDLPFPELL from the coding sequence ATGTCAAAACCTACAAATATTAATGAAGTTACACCTGCAGTTTTTGCAGAAAACAATTTCCCTGAATGGGGCACATATTTAAATGAACAGATTGCAGATAAACAAGTACCCGAAAAGTCATTCTCAATTTGGTGGCTAGGATGTATGGGAATGTGGCTTAAGACACATGAAGGGACCAACATCGCTATTGATATGTGGAACGGCACAGGTAAGCACACACATGGTGACGGTAAAATGCGTAAAGGTCACCAAATGATGCGGATGACCGGTGGGGAAGCCTTACAGCCAAACATGCGTAACAAGCCATACGTAATTGATCCATTTGCAATTAGAGATTTGGATGCATTGTGCGTTACTCATACTCACCACGATCACTTAGATATTTATACTGCAGCTTGTGTAAATAAGTTCTGTCCAGATGCTAAGTTTATTGGGCCTCAAGGAGTTGCCGATGAATGGAAGTCATGGGGCGTTCCTGAAGAAAAAATCATCGTTGTAAAACCAGGTGACGAAGTCAAAGTAGGCTCTGTAACGATTAAGGCTCTAGAAGCTTTTGATAGAACCGAATTAGTAACTGAAGACGATCCTAATGTTAAATTGGCTGGCACTAAGCCAAAGGAAATGGCAAAGTTGGCCGTAAATTATCTTCTTGAAACTTCAGGCGGTAATTTATATCATTCAGGTGATTCTCATTATTCTAACACTTATGTTAAGCACGGTAATGAAAATAAAATTGATGTTACATTGTGTGCTTATGGTGAAAATCCCCGTGGTATTACTGACAAATTGGATGATTCACAAGTTTTACGAATGGGTGAAGCTTTGAATACTAAAGTAATCATTCCAATGCACTACGATATTTGGTCAAATATTTACAGTGATCCTAAAGATATTTTAGCTTTGTGGAGTAGAAAAAAGTACCGCTTACAATACAAGTTTAAACCATATATTTGGCAAGTTGGCGGCGAATTCAATTATCCACAAGATAAAGATAATTTTGAATACATGTATGATCGTGGCTTCCATGATGCATTTAAGAATGACCCAGACTTACCATTCCCAGAATTATTATAA
- a CDS encoding ABC transporter permease, with amino-acid sequence MNLITSSIGQGLLWALLGIALFLTFRILNFADMTVEGTFPLGAAITVTAITKGVSPLVATLLGFLGGAAGGLITGLLYTKGKIPILLAGILVMTGCLSVNLRIMGGSNVSLLGQKTFFSAKIFQSLPRYFDSVLIGGGTIILITILIALFLETDLGQAFIVTGDNQMMARSLGINTDNMTILGLSLSNGLVGLAGALIAQSNGYADANMGIGIIVIALASIIIGEVVFGYLTLNQRLIAVILGSIIYRFVLLIVLQLGFSTNDLNLISAIILAVCLMLPTLRHALKLDGILRKGVSQYGK; translated from the coding sequence ATGAATTTAATAACTTCAAGCATTGGGCAAGGACTATTATGGGCTCTCTTAGGTATCGCCTTGTTTTTAACATTTCGGATTCTAAACTTTGCTGATATGACGGTTGAAGGAACATTCCCGTTGGGCGCAGCGATTACGGTAACGGCGATTACTAAGGGTGTTTCGCCACTTGTAGCTACTCTTTTAGGCTTCTTAGGTGGTGCTGCTGGCGGGTTAATCACCGGTTTGCTTTATACTAAAGGTAAAATTCCAATTTTGTTGGCAGGAATCTTGGTAATGACCGGCTGCTTGTCAGTTAACTTGCGAATTATGGGTGGGTCAAACGTCTCTTTGTTAGGACAAAAGACCTTCTTCTCAGCTAAAATCTTCCAATCACTGCCCCGGTATTTTGATAGTGTCCTAATTGGTGGTGGCACGATTATTCTAATCACTATTTTAATTGCCCTGTTTTTAGAAACTGATTTAGGGCAGGCATTTATTGTAACTGGTGATAACCAAATGATGGCGCGGTCTTTGGGCATTAACACCGATAACATGACAATTCTTGGGTTGTCCTTGTCGAACGGTCTAGTCGGTCTAGCTGGTGCCTTAATTGCGCAAAGTAATGGTTATGCGGACGCCAACATGGGAATTGGGATTATCGTAATTGCCTTGGCCTCAATCATTATTGGTGAAGTAGTCTTTGGCTATTTGACCCTTAATCAGCGGTTAATCGCGGTTATCTTAGGTAGTATTATTTATCGGTTTGTCTTATTAATTGTTTTGCAACTAGGCTTTTCAACTAATGACCTGAATTTGATTTCCGCAATTATCTTAGCGGTTTGCTTAATGCTACCGACATTGCGGCACGCGTTGAAATTAGACGGAATTTTACGTAAAGGAGTGAGCCAATATGGAAAATAA
- a CDS encoding L-ribulose-5-phosphate 3-epimerase: MTVNSLGIYEKALPQNLSWEETFNLVHQLGFNFLEFSIDESDKRLARLDWTHDERKKFRDLMWSTNTRINNLMLSGHRRFPLGSADPDVRKKSLEMMSKAVDLCVDLGIHNIQMAGYDVYYEKKTDLSREYYVENLIKCVHMAAKKNIMLSIETMDDPFINNLSKIAQYHQLTQSPWLQAYPDLGNLSAWPENDVPAEIENYIDTICAIHLKDSKKVTPDFKGQFKNVPFGTGCVDFVGLLRELVRLNYNGSFTIEMWSGDNGDENALEEVEAAKTFFDKIFAQVGITQEAVE, encoded by the coding sequence ATGACAGTAAATTCGTTAGGCATTTATGAAAAAGCCTTGCCGCAGAATTTATCTTGGGAAGAAACCTTTAATTTAGTTCATCAATTAGGCTTTAATTTCTTGGAGTTTTCAATTGATGAAAGTGACAAACGATTAGCGCGTTTGGATTGGACACATGATGAACGCAAAAAGTTTCGTGACCTGATGTGGTCGACTAACACAAGGATTAACAACTTAATGTTGTCAGGACATCGCCGCTTTCCGTTAGGGTCTGCTGACCCCGATGTACGTAAGAAATCATTAGAAATGATGTCAAAGGCGGTTGATTTATGTGTTGACTTAGGCATTCATAATATTCAGATGGCTGGCTATGATGTCTATTATGAAAAAAAGACAGATCTATCTCGTGAGTATTACGTGGAAAATCTGATTAAATGTGTCCATATGGCAGCTAAGAAAAATATTATGTTATCGATCGAAACAATGGATGATCCATTTATTAATAATTTGTCTAAGATTGCTCAATATCACCAACTAACTCAAAGTCCGTGGCTGCAAGCTTATCCAGACTTAGGCAATTTAAGTGCATGGCCTGAAAATGATGTGCCCGCTGAAATTGAAAACTATATTGATACGATCTGTGCAATTCATCTAAAAGATAGTAAAAAAGTAACGCCAGATTTTAAAGGTCAATTTAAAAATGTACCTTTTGGCACAGGGTGTGTTGATTTTGTGGGCTTATTGCGAGAATTAGTTCGTCTTAATTATAATGGTAGTTTTACGATTGAAATGTGGTCAGGCGATAACGGCGATGAGAATGCACTGGAAGAAGTTGAGGCTGCGAAGACTTTCTTTGATAAAATTTTTGCTCAAGTTGGAATTACACAGGAAGCAGTTGAATAA
- a CDS encoding 3-keto-L-gulonate-6-phosphate decarboxylase UlaD, producing MTIPKLQVALDSDNTAQAISVLRKVEDLIDVVEAGTILVYRDGLSAVRNLRAMAPDKIVLADVKCADAGTKCGKSCKDAGADWMTCINAATVPTMSNAQKEIEVQVELYEGWDDKDRMQQWLDNGIHQVVYHQSRDAKFAGQKWSEKDVENVKNLIKMGFKVSVTGGVHPEILKLFKGVPVYTFIAGRAIREADDPRAVAQQFKDEINKIWG from the coding sequence ATGACGATACCTAAATTACAAGTTGCCTTAGACAGTGATAATACTGCTCAAGCAATTAGCGTTTTACGCAAAGTTGAAGATTTAATTGATGTTGTTGAAGCTGGGACTATTTTGGTCTACCGCGATGGTTTAAGTGCCGTAAGAAATTTACGTGCGATGGCTCCCGATAAAATTGTTTTGGCAGATGTGAAGTGTGCTGATGCCGGAACAAAATGTGGTAAGTCTTGCAAGGATGCCGGTGCTGATTGGATGACCTGTATTAATGCGGCAACAGTTCCAACGATGAGCAATGCTCAAAAAGAAATTGAAGTTCAGGTTGAGCTTTATGAAGGCTGGGATGATAAAGACAGAATGCAACAATGGCTTGACAATGGGATTCATCAAGTTGTTTATCACCAAAGCCGTGATGCCAAGTTTGCTGGTCAAAAATGGTCTGAAAAAGATGTTGAAAACGTTAAGAATTTGATCAAGATGGGCTTCAAGGTATCTGTTACTGGTGGTGTTCATCCAGAAATTCTGAAGTTATTTAAGGGTGTACCTGTTTATACCTTTATTGCTGGTCGGGCAATTAGAGAAGCCGACGATCCTCGTGCTGTTGCACAACAGTTCAAGGACGAAATTAATAAAATTTGGGGTTAA
- a CDS encoding ATP-binding cassette domain-containing protein: MENKQAVLTLDKVTTVVNQHTPAAAKILRELSLTINQGDFITIVGANGAGKSTLFNTISGLITPTTGKILHQGQEITHQSVEKRTSFISRVFQDPKMGTAPRMTVAENIVLAKKRGERRRLHLRKLGAHKAQLQKIAAQMGNSLAEKLDTPTEHLSGGQRQTLSFLMATIKRPDILLLDEHTAALDPKTSRELMAQTSQIVTEQKLTCLMITHSMEDALKYGNRLLVLRAGQIVADLNQEQKSKLTLEELMATFVVDE, translated from the coding sequence ATGGAAAATAAACAGGCAGTTCTGACTTTAGACAAGGTGACAACAGTTGTTAATCAACACACTCCGGCGGCTGCGAAAATTTTGCGCGAGCTATCGCTGACAATTAATCAAGGCGATTTTATTACGATTGTGGGTGCCAATGGTGCTGGTAAATCAACTTTGTTTAATACGATTAGCGGGTTGATTACGCCGACAACAGGCAAGATATTGCATCAGGGTCAGGAAATTACCCACCAGTCAGTTGAAAAAAGGACCAGTTTTATCAGTCGCGTTTTCCAAGATCCTAAGATGGGAACCGCACCAAGAATGACCGTTGCCGAAAATATCGTGCTTGCTAAAAAGCGGGGCGAGCGCCGCAGGCTGCACTTGCGCAAGTTAGGAGCGCATAAAGCACAGCTGCAAAAGATCGCGGCCCAGATGGGTAATTCACTAGCTGAAAAATTGGATACACCAACAGAACACCTATCAGGTGGGCAAAGGCAGACATTAAGTTTTTTAATGGCAACCATCAAGCGTCCAGACATTCTGTTATTAGATGAGCACACGGCAGCGCTGGATCCGAAAACCAGTCGCGAGTTGATGGCACAGACCAGCCAAATTGTGACCGAGCAAAAGTTAACCTGCTTAATGATTACGCACAGTATGGAAGATGCTCTTAAATACGGTAATCGTCTGTTAGTGCTGCGAGCTGGCCAAATTGTCGCTGACCTTAACCAAGAACAAAAGTCAAAGCTAACTTTAGAAGAGCTAATGGCAACCTTCGTTGTTGATGAATAA
- a CDS encoding DeoR/GlpR family DNA-binding transcription regulator has protein sequence MKNSYQEIKNRRKKIIDLLNHQKNISLDDLSKKLGVSIMTVRRDCSNLANQGQIEQEKGIISLVKPEEIPFTDSVSYIKQRIGKEASSHVEKHNWVFVNSSTTAFEAIPYLLKKDVNILTNNGYAGNLDMRASNSKIILSGGNISRKMIMSGDLAIEPFLKIYADWAIIGCAGLSLNRGVSTPFIEEAKVNEAIIKHARKLIVVADYSKFKQFSNFTICQATDIDLLITDSFTPKKIIDGFIKAGIQVIQVQL, from the coding sequence ATGAAAAATTCATACCAAGAAATAAAAAATAGAAGAAAAAAAATTATCGACTTGCTAAATCATCAAAAAAACATTTCGTTAGATGACCTTAGTAAAAAACTAGGCGTATCAATAATGACAGTTCGCCGTGATTGCAGTAATTTAGCCAATCAGGGGCAAATCGAACAAGAAAAAGGGATTATTTCCTTAGTTAAGCCTGAAGAAATTCCGTTTACAGACTCTGTAAGTTACATCAAGCAACGAATTGGTAAGGAGGCTTCATCTCACGTTGAAAAACATAATTGGGTCTTTGTTAATTCAAGTACAACCGCCTTTGAAGCCATCCCATATTTATTAAAAAAGGACGTTAATATCTTAACTAATAATGGTTATGCCGGAAATTTAGATATGCGTGCCAGCAATAGCAAAATTATTTTAAGTGGTGGCAATATCAGCCGCAAAATGATTATGAGTGGTGATTTAGCAATTGAACCATTTTTAAAAATTTATGCCGATTGGGCAATCATTGGCTGTGCTGGGCTTAGTTTAAATCGTGGCGTTTCTACGCCATTTATTGAGGAAGCCAAAGTCAACGAAGCAATTATTAAACATGCTCGAAAATTAATTGTGGTTGCTGATTATAGTAAGTTTAAGCAATTCTCTAACTTCACAATTTGCCAAGCAACCGACATTGATTTACTAATAACCGACTCTTTTACACCAAAGAAGATTATTGATGGCTTTATTAAAGCTGGGATACAAGTCATTCAGGTTCAACTTTAA
- a CDS encoding NAD(P)-dependent oxidoreductase yields the protein MKQKVLVTGKAPEPGIKKLQAEFDVTYPLDKPFSRGEVLRMLPEYDGLLLMGLKGDRELIDAGTNLKIIATSGVGFDHIDIDYAQAKGIVVANTPQAVRMPTAEMTIALLLATVRKLHVYDQNLRSGNWLDVGQPQNMGMSLEGKTLGIYGMGRIGSTVGQFAQVLGMNVIYNKRHRLSPAKEQELNVKYADFSTLIKKADIITLHAPLTPQTAGVFDSNVFNQMKPTAYIINTARGKLINQADLITALKNKTIAGAGLDVFETEPEVPEALRALDNVVLSPHAGTGTLQARTAIAAEAATNIIALLRDGQAKNMVNQVAQYL from the coding sequence ATGAAACAAAAAGTATTGGTAACTGGGAAGGCTCCCGAGCCAGGAATTAAAAAGCTGCAGGCAGAATTTGATGTTACTTATCCACTAGATAAGCCATTTTCACGTGGAGAAGTATTACGAATGCTGCCCGAATATGATGGTTTGCTTCTGATGGGGCTAAAAGGCGATCGCGAGTTAATTGATGCCGGTACTAATCTGAAAATTATTGCTACAAGCGGTGTGGGATTTGACCATATTGATATTGATTACGCCCAAGCTAAGGGGATTGTGGTCGCTAATACTCCGCAAGCAGTACGGATGCCAACAGCGGAAATGACCATTGCATTATTATTGGCAACTGTGCGCAAGTTACATGTGTATGATCAGAATTTACGCTCGGGTAACTGGCTTGATGTTGGTCAGCCCCAGAATATGGGGATGAGCCTGGAAGGTAAGACCTTGGGTATTTACGGCATGGGACGAATTGGCAGTACTGTCGGTCAATTTGCCCAAGTGTTGGGGATGAATGTCATTTATAATAAACGGCACCGCTTAAGTCCCGCTAAGGAGCAGGAACTTAATGTTAAATATGCGGATTTTTCAACGTTGATTAAGAAGGCGGATATCATTACCTTGCATGCTCCATTAACGCCGCAAACTGCCGGAGTTTTTGACAGTAATGTTTTTAACCAAATGAAACCTACGGCCTATATTATTAATACGGCGCGGGGCAAGTTAATTAACCAAGCGGATTTAATTACTGCTTTAAAAAATAAAACAATTGCTGGTGCGGGACTTGATGTGTTTGAAACTGAACCCGAAGTCCCAGAAGCTTTACGGGCATTAGATAATGTAGTGCTATCGCCGCATGCGGGTACTGGAACCTTGCAAGCGCGGACGGCGATTGCTGCAGAAGCAGCGACAAATATCATTGCTCTATTGCGAGATGGCCAAGCTAAAAATATGGTTAATCAGGTTGCGCAATATTTATAA
- a CDS encoding amidohydrolase family protein, giving the protein MKKIDGHLHLVRSLAGFNGKGSLTALGNGRAIWDNDQTVIKLLPDGWGDDTFTAESALKVLAANDVAKAVLLQGSLYGFQNYYSYQAVKKYPDHFIGAFSVDPFSEFYMQIVKRHVEKLGFRAMKFEISQGGGMTGYHVTTPFRLDTDPRIGRIFHYLSDYPGFVVTVDYGDYSQVSYQPEAIVNLAKMYPQLDFVVCHLSFPNADHLDRLQNALEQWQPYHNIYTDIAAIQDIEGETAEPFTRCQKDVTLAKQILGAKRIIWGSDAPWSATFNSYQSLATWLERTTIFTPDELADVMYNNAERIYFKKAAIAAVKAANEG; this is encoded by the coding sequence ATGAAAAAGATTGATGGACACTTGCATTTAGTGCGCTCACTTGCCGGCTTTAATGGGAAAGGCAGCCTAACAGCTCTGGGCAATGGCCGGGCGATTTGGGATAATGATCAAACCGTGATTAAGCTGCTCCCAGATGGGTGGGGCGATGATACCTTTACTGCTGAATCGGCGCTAAAAGTCTTGGCAGCTAACGATGTTGCTAAAGCTGTTTTATTGCAGGGCAGTCTATATGGCTTTCAAAATTATTATTCTTATCAGGCAGTTAAAAAATATCCTGATCACTTTATTGGTGCCTTTTCGGTAGACCCGTTTAGCGAATTTTACATGCAAATTGTTAAGCGGCATGTTGAAAAATTGGGCTTTAGGGCGATGAAGTTTGAAATTAGTCAGGGTGGTGGCATGACTGGGTATCACGTGACCACGCCGTTTCGGTTGGATACCGATCCGCGCATTGGTCGCATTTTTCATTATCTTAGTGATTATCCCGGCTTTGTGGTTACTGTGGATTACGGTGATTATTCACAAGTTAGCTATCAGCCGGAGGCAATTGTCAACTTGGCTAAAATGTACCCTCAACTAGACTTTGTGGTTTGCCACTTGTCTTTTCCAAATGCTGATCATTTAGATCGCCTGCAAAATGCACTAGAGCAGTGGCAGCCTTATCACAATATCTATACTGATATTGCGGCAATTCAAGATATTGAAGGTGAAACTGCTGAACCATTTACGCGCTGTCAAAAAGATGTCACACTTGCTAAACAAATCTTAGGTGCTAAGCGGATTATTTGGGGCAGTGATGCACCGTGGTCAGCCACCTTTAATTCTTATCAAAGTTTGGCAACTTGGTTAGAGCGGACTACGATTTTTACTCCAGATGAACTGGCGGATGTGATGTATAACAATGCGGAGCGAATTTATTTTAAAAAAGCGGCAATCGCGGCTGTTAAGGCGGCTAATGAAGGTTAG
- a CDS encoding PTS ascorbate transporter subunit IIC, producing MQNVLNVLLAIWSYFATNVLGQPAFMIGFIVLIGYILERKKWYEVLSGFLKATVGYFILSAGSGGLVNTFRPILVGLKDRFHLSAMIIDPYFGQNAVNAGIMQRFGRSFADTMLLLLFAYIINILLVRFSKYTKLRAVFTTGNVQVQQAATAFWLILFCFPTLNRLSILAIMSLILGLYWAVGSNLTVGITQELTDGAGFAVAHQQMFGIYFFAKISEMLEKHSMKKGKENKNKRLEDIELPSFMSIFNDNMVSTSLLMLVFIGAILIVLGPDYLTKAHFMQKGQSFIFYILQTALQFSVYLAILQLGVRTFVNELTESFTGISDRWLPGAVPGIDVAATLGFGSQNAQTIGFMFGALGQFTMIFLLLIFHSPTLVIAGFIPLFFDNAAIGLYSNDRGGYKCAMIMPFISGLIQVAGSALIATWVGMARYGGYLGMFDWATIWPFFTVIMKYLGYFGVAIIIIALLAIPQLQYRADPEGYFLITEDYSAWEKLNHKEE from the coding sequence ATGCAAAATGTTTTAAATGTTTTACTAGCCATTTGGAGCTACTTTGCCACTAATGTTTTAGGACAACCTGCATTTATGATCGGTTTTATTGTTTTGATCGGTTATATTTTGGAACGTAAAAAGTGGTACGAGGTCTTGTCTGGCTTTTTAAAGGCCACAGTCGGCTACTTTATTTTGTCAGCTGGATCAGGTGGACTGGTTAATACTTTCCGACCAATTTTGGTTGGGCTAAAAGATCGTTTCCATTTAAGTGCGATGATTATTGATCCATATTTTGGACAAAATGCCGTTAATGCAGGGATTATGCAACGCTTTGGTCGCTCTTTTGCAGATACGATGCTGTTACTCTTATTTGCATATATTATCAATATTTTATTGGTGCGCTTTTCTAAATACACTAAATTAAGAGCGGTTTTTACAACTGGTAATGTTCAAGTTCAACAAGCTGCTACGGCTTTTTGGCTAATCCTGTTTTGTTTTCCAACTTTAAATAGATTATCAATTTTAGCAATTATGAGTTTGATCCTAGGTCTTTATTGGGCCGTTGGTTCTAACTTAACTGTTGGGATTACGCAAGAATTAACCGATGGTGCTGGTTTTGCTGTTGCTCACCAACAAATGTTTGGTATTTATTTCTTTGCTAAAATTTCTGAAATGCTTGAAAAGCATTCCATGAAAAAGGGCAAGGAAAATAAAAATAAGCGACTTGAAGACATTGAATTGCCTAGCTTTATGTCAATTTTTAATGACAACATGGTTTCAACTTCTTTGTTAATGCTGGTATTCATTGGTGCGATTTTAATTGTATTAGGTCCAGATTACTTAACTAAGGCTCATTTTATGCAAAAGGGTCAAAGCTTCATCTTTTACATTTTGCAAACAGCACTACAATTCTCAGTTTATCTTGCCATTTTACAGTTAGGTGTTAGAACGTTCGTTAATGAATTGACAGAATCCTTCACGGGTATTTCTGATAGATGGTTGCCTGGTGCCGTTCCTGGTATCGATGTTGCTGCAACCTTAGGTTTTGGCTCACAAAATGCACAAACGATTGGCTTTATGTTTGGTGCATTAGGTCAATTTACAATGATCTTTTTGTTACTGATCTTCCATTCGCCTACTTTGGTAATTGCAGGTTTTATCCCATTATTCTTTGATAATGCAGCAATTGGTTTGTACTCTAACGATCGTGGTGGTTACAAGTGTGCCATGATAATGCCGTTTATTTCTGGCTTAATTCAAGTTGCTGGGTCAGCCTTAATTGCTACTTGGGTTGGTATGGCTCGTTATGGTGGCTACCTTGGTATGTTCGACTGGGCTACTATTTGGCCATTCTTCACTGTAATTATGAAGTACTTAGGTTACTTTGGTGTTGCAATTATCATTATTGCCTTGCTGGCAATTCCGCAATTGCAGTACCGCGCAGACCCAGAAGGTTACTTCTTAATTACTGAGGATTACTCAGCTTGGGAAAAGCTAAATCATAAGGAAGAATAA
- a CDS encoding PTS sugar transporter subunit IIA translates to MLRYFLENHLINISTEHPQNWEDAIRVSGEIMKSNNLVTDKYIDQVIADVKKYGPYIVIVPGVAMPHSQADSSGVLGTGIGLTIFPEAVSFDKDDSEKDAQLFFMLAAKDNKQHMENIANLSNMLMEDGLIEDLRKVKNLEDYHQVMDKYELSTKESR, encoded by the coding sequence ATGCTACGTTATTTTTTAGAAAATCATTTGATTAATATCAGTACAGAGCATCCGCAAAATTGGGAAGATGCAATCAGAGTTTCTGGTGAAATTATGAAGTCAAATAATCTTGTTACTGATAAGTATATTGATCAAGTAATTGCTGATGTTAAAAAGTATGGTCCGTATATTGTAATTGTGCCTGGGGTTGCTATGCCTCACTCACAAGCGGATAGTTCAGGTGTTTTGGGTACTGGTATTGGTCTGACAATTTTTCCAGAAGCAGTTTCCTTCGACAAAGATGATTCTGAAAAGGATGCTCAGTTGTTCTTTATGCTAGCTGCCAAGGATAACAAGCAGCACATGGAGAATATTGCTAACTTGTCCAATATGCTGATGGAAGATGGCTTGATTGAAGACTTACGAAAAGTTAAAAATTTAGAAGATTATCATCAGGTGATGGACAAGTACGAATTAAGCACAAAAGAGAGTAGGTAA
- a CDS encoding PTS sugar transporter subunit IIB — protein MKILTACANGSGTSLMLMRTVKKTMEKMGYQITQADHTSISEAKGIARNYDVVFTSIPFIKMFDEVKKRGGEVIGIKNVISAKEVEDKINESDIPTKFKKN, from the coding sequence ATGAAAATTTTAACTGCATGTGCTAACGGTTCAGGTACTAGCTTAATGTTGATGAGAACCGTTAAAAAGACAATGGAAAAAATGGGTTATCAGATTACGCAAGCTGACCATACTTCAATTTCAGAAGCTAAAGGAATTGCCCGTAATTATGACGTTGTTTTTACTTCAATTCCGTTTATTAAAATGTTTGACGAAGTAAAAAAACGTGGTGGCGAGGTAATCGGCATTAAGAATGTTATCTCAGCTAAAGAAGTTGAAGATAAGATTAACGAATCCGATATTCCAACAAAATTCAAGAAAAATTAA